From Desulfovibrio inopinatus DSM 10711, the proteins below share one genomic window:
- a CDS encoding alkaline phosphatase codes for MYTLKRFSVVSMALLACLVCATVAQAKDAKYVFLFIGDGMGIPQRSATEAYTGKKMVMDTFPAQGVTTTSANNRFITGSAASATAIASGKKTNINYIGMDADLKPLKTVAEMAKDDGKKVGIISSVSIDHATPAAFYAHVPTRKMYHEIDMALANSGFDFFGGGGMVDPTGKKSKKPLGDAVAKAKENGYKYVNSKEEFNKLNKESGRVFVVNSWLQDSEALPYAMDMTDKDITLPELTGKAIEMLDNDKGFFMMVEGGKIDWACHANDAAAAIKDNIAFDESIAKAVEFSKKHPDETLIVVTGDHECGGMALGFAGTKYDTDFGVLGNQKGSFTKFDQDILDPYKKTHAKDGKLDDLKPVITEFFGLKFAGDPKTDRMVLKDFEVADIEKAFARSMAGESEKGSEESYLLYGSYDPLSVTLTHLLNRKAGLSWTSYSHTGVPILTSALGVGSESFNGSYDNTDIAKKIMTSMGHSAEVVYIN; via the coding sequence ATGTACACTTTGAAACGATTCAGCGTCGTCAGCATGGCTTTGTTGGCATGTCTTGTGTGCGCGACAGTTGCTCAGGCAAAAGACGCGAAGTATGTTTTTTTGTTCATTGGTGACGGGATGGGTATTCCTCAGCGTTCAGCGACCGAAGCCTATACCGGAAAAAAAATGGTTATGGACACGTTTCCTGCACAAGGTGTTACCACCACGTCTGCCAACAACCGTTTTATCACTGGCTCGGCTGCTTCGGCCACAGCCATTGCTTCGGGTAAAAAGACCAATATCAACTATATCGGTATGGACGCCGACCTGAAGCCTCTCAAAACCGTTGCTGAAATGGCCAAAGATGACGGAAAGAAAGTCGGCATTATTTCGTCTGTCAGCATCGACCATGCCACTCCGGCTGCGTTTTATGCCCACGTTCCCACCCGAAAAATGTACCATGAAATTGACATGGCTCTGGCCAATTCCGGTTTTGACTTCTTCGGTGGTGGAGGCATGGTTGACCCCACGGGGAAAAAATCCAAAAAGCCTTTGGGCGATGCCGTGGCTAAAGCTAAAGAAAATGGCTATAAGTATGTGAACTCAAAAGAAGAATTTAATAAGCTGAACAAAGAGTCCGGTAGAGTCTTTGTGGTAAACTCCTGGCTTCAGGATTCTGAGGCTCTGCCCTATGCCATGGATATGACCGATAAAGACATCACCTTGCCTGAGCTCACGGGAAAAGCCATTGAAATGCTTGATAATGACAAAGGCTTTTTCATGATGGTTGAAGGTGGCAAGATCGACTGGGCATGTCACGCTAATGACGCCGCCGCTGCAATTAAAGACAACATTGCGTTTGATGAATCTATTGCCAAAGCTGTTGAATTCTCCAAAAAGCATCCTGATGAAACCCTGATTGTTGTCACTGGCGACCATGAATGTGGTGGGATGGCCTTGGGTTTTGCTGGCACGAAGTACGACACGGATTTCGGTGTTTTGGGAAATCAAAAGGGTTCGTTTACCAAATTCGATCAGGATATTCTTGATCCCTACAAAAAAACTCACGCCAAAGACGGTAAACTTGACGATCTCAAGCCGGTCATAACGGAATTCTTCGGCCTGAAGTTTGCCGGTGACCCCAAAACCGATCGCATGGTTTTGAAAGATTTTGAAGTTGCCGATATCGAAAAGGCCTTTGCTCGCTCCATGGCTGGCGAATCCGAAAAAGGCAGCGAAGAAAGCTATCTTTTGTATGGTTCGTATGATCCGCTGTCGGTGACGCTGACGCATTTGTTGAACCGCAAAGCCGGCTTGTCCTGGACTTCTTACTCTCACACCGGTGTGCCCATTCTGACTTCGGCCTTGGGTGTTGGTTCTGAGAGCTTCAATGGTTCGTACGATAACACCGATATCGCGAAAAAGATCATGACTTCCATGGGCCATTCAGCCGAAGTCGTGTACATTAATTAG
- a CDS encoding hybrid sensor histidine kinase/response regulator, producing MADERILIVEDEAVTALSIESSLRQLGYTVAGLAKSGDDAIEFAIKNAPDLVLMDIRLGPGISGIEAAKIIHARLGTPVVFLTAHVDDATIYGVTQASPYGFLVKPYNDAALKAAIESALASARRHHQIQDKFQSLSTLLNSMGEAVLTTDLGMRITYVNAAAENLLGNDRDVLQNKNLGDAFSLHGPAEYDCPTPTELGARVFFERQPVHLPEGIILVGNRKQTPVALRASPLHGDDSRLEGLVIVIGDVTQKQQVQHELELLRHAVEASRTAVVITAPDSTIEFVNPAFTAMTGYTKEDCFGQSISILHSGHHDTAHYDEMYTTLKSGKTWVGEFLNRKKSGELYWEFSSISPMYSPRGDITHYVAVKDDITERKHLEKLKEDVERINRHDLKSPLVSIIAITQLLATESNINEENQSYIANIESVCYRMLQHINMTLDLFKMETGSYQCIPHPVDLLHILDKVLDEIGFLAEDKHLQVQISVCDHPRQKNDHFIARAEPISAFAMISNLVKNAFEAAPPQSHVSIALQREDDMATFRIHNFGVVPLDIRDRFFDKYTTSGKEGGTGLGTYSARLIARTFGGDVKFSTSDDEGTQLVVTLPLQ from the coding sequence ATGGCGGATGAACGAATTCTCATCGTTGAAGATGAAGCCGTTACAGCACTTTCCATCGAATCAAGCTTACGACAACTTGGCTATACTGTGGCCGGACTCGCAAAATCGGGCGATGATGCGATTGAGTTTGCAATAAAAAACGCGCCCGACCTTGTGTTGATGGATATCCGCCTCGGTCCTGGGATCTCGGGTATTGAAGCAGCCAAGATCATTCATGCTCGCCTCGGTACACCTGTCGTCTTTTTAACAGCGCATGTCGACGATGCAACCATATATGGCGTGACACAGGCATCACCGTATGGATTTCTCGTTAAACCCTACAATGACGCTGCGCTGAAAGCGGCTATTGAATCTGCGCTTGCCAGTGCCAGACGCCATCATCAAATCCAAGACAAATTCCAGTCTTTGTCCACCTTGCTCAACAGCATGGGGGAAGCCGTTCTGACCACTGATCTCGGCATGCGTATCACCTACGTCAATGCCGCTGCCGAAAATCTTCTCGGCAACGATCGGGATGTACTCCAGAATAAAAACCTTGGAGATGCATTTTCCCTTCACGGACCAGCAGAATACGATTGCCCTACGCCGACCGAGCTCGGAGCAAGAGTCTTTTTTGAACGCCAGCCCGTTCATCTCCCCGAAGGAATTATTTTGGTCGGAAACAGAAAACAAACTCCTGTAGCCCTCCGTGCCTCTCCTCTGCATGGTGATGATAGTCGTCTTGAAGGGTTGGTCATTGTTATTGGCGACGTGACCCAAAAACAACAGGTCCAACACGAACTCGAACTTTTGCGCCATGCAGTGGAGGCAAGCCGAACTGCTGTGGTCATCACTGCACCGGATTCCACCATTGAATTCGTCAATCCGGCATTCACGGCCATGACAGGGTACACCAAGGAGGACTGTTTCGGACAATCTATCTCCATACTCCACTCGGGACATCACGATACGGCGCATTACGACGAGATGTATACAACACTCAAATCAGGAAAAACATGGGTCGGTGAATTTTTGAATCGTAAAAAGAGTGGGGAACTTTATTGGGAGTTCTCCAGTATTTCTCCCATGTATTCACCACGAGGTGATATTACGCATTATGTTGCTGTAAAAGACGATATTACAGAACGTAAACACCTCGAAAAATTGAAAGAAGATGTCGAACGCATTAATCGTCATGATCTGAAATCACCGCTTGTTTCCATTATTGCCATTACGCAGCTTTTAGCTACTGAATCGAATATTAATGAAGAAAATCAATCGTATATCGCAAACATTGAGTCTGTTTGCTACCGTATGCTTCAACACATCAATATGACACTCGATTTGTTTAAAATGGAAACCGGTTCCTATCAATGCATCCCCCACCCCGTTGATCTATTGCATATTTTAGACAAAGTCCTGGATGAAATCGGATTCTTGGCTGAAGACAAACACCTCCAAGTACAGATTAGCGTCTGTGACCATCCTCGACAAAAAAACGATCATTTTATTGCCCGAGCTGAACCTATTTCCGCATTCGCCATGATCTCTAATCTCGTCAAAAATGCTTTCGAAGCCGCACCTCCACAATCTCATGTCTCCATTGCACTCCAGAGAGAGGACGACATGGCCACGTTCCGCATACACAATTTCGGCGTTGTTCCTCTTGATATCCGAGACCGATTTTTCGACAAATATACCACAAGTGGAAAAGAAGGAGGAACCGGTCTGGGAACATACTCCGCTCGACTCATTGCCAGAACATTCGGTGGAGACGTCAAATTTTCCACATCAGACGACGAGGGTACACAGCTTGTTGTGACACTTCCCCTCCAATAA